In Seonamhaeicola sp. S2-3, the genomic window TAAAGAAAAACACAAAACCATTCTTTGGGAAAATAAAATTGAGATTACAGAAATTCTTAATGTAGAAGCAGCCCCAAATGATGACTATAATAATGTTATAAAACTAAGTGAGTAATATGTTAAAGATAGAAAATCTACACGCAGGTGTTGAAGATAAAAATATTTTAAAAGGCATTAATCTTGAGGTTAAACCAGGTGAAGTTCATGCTATAATGGGGCCAAACGGCTCTGGAAAAAGTACTTTATCATCTGTTATTGCTGGAAAGGAAGAATACGAAGTCTCTGAAGGAAGCATCATTTTTGAAGGTGAAGACATTGAAGAATTAGCTGCCGAAGAAAGAGCTCATAAAGGTATTTTTATGTCATTTCAGTACCCAGTTGAAATTCCTGGTGTATCTGTAACTAATTTTGTTAAAACTGCTATTAACGAAACTAGAAAAGCACAAGGTTTAGAAGACATGCCTGCTAAAGATATGCTTAAGTTAATTCGTGAAAAATCTGATTTATTAGAAATAGACAGAAAGTTTTTATCACGTTCATTAAACGAAGGGTTTTCAGGCGGTGAAAAAAAACGTAATGAAATTTTTCAAATGGCTATGTTAAACCCAAAATTAGCTATTCTTGATGAAACAGATTCTGGATTAGATATTGATGCTTTGCGTATTGTAGCAAATGGCGTTAATAAACTTAAAAGTAAAGACAATGCTGTAATTGTAATTACTCACTACCAAAGACTTTTAGATTATATAGTCCCAGATTTTGTACATGTATTATATAATGGAAAAATTGTAAAATCTGGCACCAAAGAACTAGCTCATGAGCTTGAAGAAAAAGGTTACGACTGGATAAAAGAAGAAGTTGGTGCATAGCACCAGTAACCAGTTTACAGCCGCAATTAGTAATTGTATTGCTACTGTAACTGAATACGGAATAACATGGATTTAAAAGAAAAATTATTATCATCGTTCTTAGTATTTGAAAATCAATCAGAAACAGATTCTTATGTTCACACAGTAAGAAATGATGCTATAAAAAACTTTAAAGAAAAAGGTTTCCCAACAAAAAAAGATGAAGCTTGGAAATACACCTCTTTAAACAAATTACTTAAAGAAGACTACAGTGTTTTCCCTAAACAAGAAAACGCTTTAGAATATAGAGATGTAAGCAAATATTTTATACAAGAAATAGATTCTTATAAAATAGTTTTTATTGATGGTAAATACTCTTCTAACCTTTCAGAAACCACACACGATGGTATTGATGTCTGCTTAATGTCTGCAGCACTAACAAAACCAAAATACCGCTTAATTATAGAAAACTATTTTAACAAAGCGGCAACTAAAGATAGTTTATCATCTTTAAACACAGCATTTTCTAAAGAAGGGGCATACATTCATATTCCTAAAGGAAA contains:
- the sufC gene encoding Fe-S cluster assembly ATPase SufC, coding for MLKIENLHAGVEDKNILKGINLEVKPGEVHAIMGPNGSGKSTLSSVIAGKEEYEVSEGSIIFEGEDIEELAAEERAHKGIFMSFQYPVEIPGVSVTNFVKTAINETRKAQGLEDMPAKDMLKLIREKSDLLEIDRKFLSRSLNEGFSGGEKKRNEIFQMAMLNPKLAILDETDSGLDIDALRIVANGVNKLKSKDNAVIVITHYQRLLDYIVPDFVHVLYNGKIVKSGTKELAHELEEKGYDWIKEEVGA